A part of Rattus norvegicus strain BN/NHsdMcwi chromosome 4, GRCr8, whole genome shotgun sequence genomic DNA contains:
- the Tead4l1 gene encoding transcriptional enhancer factor TEF-3-like, with protein sequence MPLAAPSQRCWYPPPPLVCNACPPAHLIAATSGSFPFPLLEVSACLVTDKGERPDFISRNLLGWAWAGGEGILSLCVPGIPQTEFARYENGHYLYRIHRSPLCEYMINFIHKLKHLPEKYMMNSVLENFTILQVVTNRDTQETLLCIAYVFEVSASEHGAQHHIYCLRKE encoded by the exons ATGCCCTTGGCCGCTCCATCTCAAAGGTGCTggtaccctcccccacccctagtGTGCAACGCCTGCCCTCCTGCCCATCTCATTGCTGCTACTTCCgggtcttttccttttcctctcctggaAGTGTCTGCCTGTCTTGTCACTGACAAAGGGGAGAGGCCTGACTTCATATCCAGGAACCTCCTAGGATGGGCCTGGGCTGGAGGTGAAGGGATTCTAAGCCTCTGTGTCCCTGGGATTCCACAGACAGAGTTTGCTCGCTATGAGAATGGTCACTATTTGTACCGCATCCACCGGTCCCCACTCTGTGAGTACATGATCAACTTTATCCACAAGCTGAAGCACTTACCAGAGAAGTACATGATGAACAGCGTGCTGGAGAACTTCACCATCCTGCAG GTGGTCACCAACCGAGACACACAGGAGACCTTGCTGTGTATTGCATATGTCTTCGAAGTTTCAGCCAGCGAACATGGGGCTCAGCACCACATCTACTGCCTGaggaaagaatga